A stretch of the Bacteroidales bacterium genome encodes the following:
- the nadA gene encoding quinolinate synthase NadA has translation MLNKIEEIKKNGFINIDENEKTDLIKEINLLKKEKNAVILAHYYVDGAIQDISDFVGDSLALSQKAATTNADIILFVGVHFMAETAKILSPDKKVILPDLNAGCSLADSCPDVDFEEFIKQHPNHVVVSYVNTTAKVKALTDIVCTSSNAKKIIESIPKDKKIIFGPDKNLGNHISRITGREMVIWDGACHVHNEFSLEGILEQKKQNPDAKIISHPECPKQITMISDYVGSTSGLINFTKEDNAKTFIVATEPGVIHEMKKASPNKFFIPAPGEDSECACSECEFMKLNNIKKVYSCLKYELPEIKVDEDIRKKAYIPIKAMLDLSN, from the coding sequence ATGTTAAATAAAATTGAAGAAATAAAGAAAAACGGTTTTATAAATATTGACGAAAACGAAAAAACAGATTTAATTAAAGAAATAAATCTTTTAAAAAAAGAAAAAAATGCCGTAATACTTGCTCATTACTATGTTGACGGTGCTATTCAAGATATTTCGGATTTTGTTGGCGACAGTCTTGCTCTTTCACAAAAAGCCGCTACAACAAATGCTGATATTATTTTATTTGTAGGTGTACATTTTATGGCTGAAACTGCTAAAATTCTTTCTCCCGATAAAAAAGTTATACTTCCCGATTTAAATGCGGGTTGTTCCCTTGCCGACAGTTGCCCGGATGTAGATTTTGAAGAATTTATTAAACAACATCCAAATCATGTAGTTGTTTCTTACGTTAATACAACTGCAAAAGTTAAAGCTTTAACAGATATTGTTTGTACATCTTCAAATGCAAAAAAAATTATAGAATCAATTCCGAAAGATAAAAAGATTATTTTCGGACCGGACAAGAATCTCGGAAACCACATAAGCAGAATAACAGGAAGAGAAATGGTTATTTGGGACGGAGCTTGTCATGTTCATAACGAATTTTCTTTGGAAGGAATTTTAGAGCAAAAAAAGCAAAACCCCGATGCTAAAATAATTTCACATCCCGAGTGTCCTAAACAAATAACAATGATATCAGATTATGTAGGTTCAACTTCCGGCTTAATTAATTTTACGAAAGAAGATAATGCAAAAACGTTTATTGTTGCAACAGAACCGGGTGTTATTCATGAAATGAAAAAAGCAAGTCCGAATAAATTTTTTATTCCCGCTCCGGGAGAAGATTCTGAATGTGCTTGCAGTGAATGTGAGTTTATGAAATTAAACAATATCAAAAAAGTTTATAGTTGTTTAAAATATGAACTTCCTGAAATTAAAGTAGATGAAGATATCAGGAAAAAAGCGTATATTCCTATTAAAGCAATGCTTGATCTTTCAAACTAA
- a CDS encoding Rrf2 family transcriptional regulator codes for MISNTCKYGIRAILYIAVHEKEEKKIGIKKIAEDLELPGPFLGKIMQTLAKQKILNSVKGPHGGFSLAKEPGSISLYDIVKVIDGVDVFHECLIGIKICENNPEYTDLCPFMEKSHEVRDKLMKVFKEQTIGDFAKGIKSLEEILKI; via the coding sequence ATGATTTCAAACACCTGTAAATATGGAATAAGGGCCATTTTGTATATTGCCGTTCACGAAAAAGAAGAAAAAAAAATAGGTATAAAGAAAATAGCGGAAGATTTAGAATTACCGGGCCCGTTTTTGGGAAAAATAATGCAAACATTGGCAAAACAAAAAATATTAAACTCTGTAAAAGGTCCTCACGGAGGATTTAGTTTAGCAAAAGAACCAGGTTCTATTTCTTTGTATGATATTGTAAAAGTTATTGACGGAGTTGATGTTTTTCACGAATGTTTAATAGGGATTAAGATATGTGAAAATAATCCGGAATATACAGACCTATGCCCGTTTATGGAAAAATCTCATGAAGTAAGAGACAAGCTGATGAAAGTTTTTAAAGAACAAACAATTGGTGATTTTGCAAAAGGAATCAAGAGTCTTGAAGAAATTTTGAAAATATAG
- the hemW gene encoding radical SAM family heme chaperone HemW codes for MSGVYIHIPFCAKKCYYCDFYTSLSIIHKEKYIQAIVKELKLRQNYTESRKIETIYFGGGTPSLLKPSEIQHIIDEILKIFQIKKYAEITLEVNPDDINEQYVSKLKTTKINRISIGLQSFFDKDLKLMNRRHSVKENYKAIQILKNKGYTNISGDLIYGLPDMNTEHWKKNLSEFFKLEIPHLSAYHLTYEPNTVFSNFLKKGKIKEIKEEESVIQFELLISEAKKHNFIHYETSNFAKEGFFSKHNTSYWQQKSYLGLGASAHSYNLKSRQYNVSNLKEYIKRVGEGKDFFTKEELSTSDKYNDYIITTLRTIFGTDLSYIEENFGKKHYLFIKKQTEKLLEQKLLVTDNNKIKTSKKGKFVEDMILEKLFFVEE; via the coding sequence ATGTCAGGTGTTTATATTCATATTCCTTTTTGTGCAAAAAAATGTTATTATTGCGATTTTTATACAAGCCTTTCAATAATACACAAAGAAAAATATATACAAGCAATTGTAAAAGAACTAAAATTACGACAAAATTACACAGAAAGCAGAAAAATTGAAACTATATATTTCGGCGGCGGAACACCGAGCCTTTTAAAACCGTCTGAAATTCAACATATTATTGATGAGATTTTAAAAATTTTCCAAATTAAAAAATATGCTGAAATAACTCTTGAAGTCAATCCGGATGACATTAATGAGCAATATGTAAGCAAATTAAAAACAACTAAAATTAACAGAATAAGTATTGGCTTACAATCTTTTTTTGATAAAGATTTAAAACTTATGAACAGACGACATTCTGTCAAAGAAAACTACAAAGCAATTCAAATTCTTAAAAATAAAGGATATACAAATATAAGCGGAGATTTGATTTACGGTTTGCCTGACATGAACACAGAACATTGGAAAAAAAATCTTTCGGAATTTTTTAAATTAGAGATTCCGCATTTGTCTGCTTACCACCTTACTTATGAACCCAATACTGTTTTCAGTAATTTTCTGAAAAAAGGAAAAATAAAGGAAATAAAGGAAGAAGAAAGTGTGATACAATTTGAATTATTAATTTCAGAAGCAAAAAAGCATAATTTTATACATTATGAAACTTCAAATTTTGCAAAAGAAGGCTTTTTTTCAAAACATAACACCTCTTATTGGCAACAAAAATCATATTTAGGGTTAGGAGCATCGGCACATTCATATAATTTAAAATCAAGACAATATAATGTTTCAAACCTTAAAGAATACATTAAAAGAGTAGGAGAGGGCAAAGATTTTTTTACAAAAGAAGAACTAAGCACAAGCGATAAATATAATGATTATATAATCACAACTTTACGAACAATTTTTGGAACAGATTTAAGCTATATTGAAGAAAATTTCGGAAAGAAGCACTATTTATTTATTAAAAAACAAACAGAAAAATTATTAGAACAAAAGTTGTTAGTTACAGATAATAATAAGATTAAAACAAGCAAGAAAGGCAAGTTTGTTGAAGACATGATTTTAGAAAAGTTATTCTTTGTTGAAGAATAA
- a CDS encoding VanZ family protein has protein sequence MILKYYKTILVLLFVLLLSLLPAETTSKIRIINIPHFDKLIHFFMYFLLTSASLIDIKNNIKVPTSVLILSVLLSLLFLSGIIEIIQEFFIFGRNGSFFDLTANLIGITISSLLFYKTSIFSKFLQDS, from the coding sequence ATGATTTTAAAATATTATAAAACAATATTAGTTCTTCTTTTTGTTTTACTTTTAAGTTTATTACCTGCCGAAACTACTTCAAAAATAAGGATTATTAATATTCCTCATTTTGATAAGCTTATTCATTTTTTTATGTATTTTCTTTTAACTTCAGCAAGTTTAATTGACATCAAAAATAACATAAAAGTACCGACAAGTGTTTTAATCTTGTCGGTACTTTTATCTTTGTTATTTTTAAGCGGAATTATTGAAATAATTCAAGAATTTTTTATTTTCGGTCGTAACGGAAGTTTTTTTGATTTAACTGCAAATCTTATCGGAATAACTATTTCTTCTTTACTTTTTTACAAAACTTCTATATTTTCAAAATTTCTTCAAGACTCTTGA
- a CDS encoding GNAT family N-acetyltransferase: MEIKVIKFTSENKEQLEKAFQIRTKVFVEEQNVDKDLEYDGLDKNAIHYLVYYNKKAVGTARRRITKEGHKLERFAVYKEYREKKIGAALIVFILKELLPSESKIYLNAQAAVEKFYEKYGFKRVGEMFTEANIEHYKMEYAKK; the protein is encoded by the coding sequence ATGGAAATAAAAGTAATAAAATTTACTTCTGAAAATAAAGAGCAGCTTGAAAAAGCGTTTCAAATAAGAACAAAAGTATTTGTCGAAGAGCAAAATGTTGACAAAGATCTTGAATATGACGGACTTGACAAAAATGCAATTCATTATTTGGTATATTATAATAAAAAAGCTGTAGGAACCGCAAGGCGAAGAATTACAAAAGAAGGACATAAATTAGAAAGGTTTGCCGTTTACAAAGAATACAGAGAAAAAAAAATCGGAGCAGCCTTAATTGTTTTTATTTTGAAAGAACTTCTTCCCTCAGAATCTAAAATATACTTAAACGCACAGGCCGCAGTTGAAAAATTTTATGAAAAATACGGGTTTAAAAGAGTAGGGGAGATGTTCACGGAAGCAAACATTGAGCACTACAAAATGGAATACGCCAAAAAATAA
- a CDS encoding SDR family NAD(P)-dependent oxidoreductase, translated as MDLKDKVILITGSTDGIGKETAKKVAEQGANLIIHGRIKQRVEATEKELSAICKNKVFGVTADFSNLREVSSVTKIIIEKYSKIDILFNNAADFFHDRSITKDGFEQTFQVNYLAHFLLTYKLLPLLKDVDETSKILNVTSMIHSSEIDFENLQGEKNYFGSSAYSLSKLLNILHTYKLVEVLSEEKTKANCLHPGVIETKLLNAAWSGGAPVSEGANTMLYAATSPVTEQMSGLYLENRRPVQSNPITYDKEIQNKLWDISLKMLKDYL; from the coding sequence ATGGATTTAAAGGATAAAGTAATTTTAATTACAGGCTCAACAGACGGAATAGGAAAAGAAACAGCTAAAAAGGTTGCGGAACAAGGAGCAAATTTAATTATTCACGGAAGAATAAAACAACGGGTTGAAGCAACAGAAAAAGAATTATCTGCAATTTGCAAAAACAAAGTTTTTGGTGTTACCGCAGATTTTTCAAACTTACGAGAAGTTAGTTCCGTAACAAAAATAATAATAGAAAAGTATTCTAAAATAGATATTTTATTTAATAATGCTGCGGATTTTTTTCATGACAGAAGTATTACAAAAGACGGCTTTGAACAAACATTTCAAGTAAACTATCTGGCTCATTTTTTATTAACATACAAACTTTTACCCTTACTGAAAGATGTTGACGAAACTTCAAAAATATTAAATGTAACGTCTATGATACATTCGTCGGAAATTGATTTTGAGAATTTGCAAGGAGAAAAAAACTATTTCGGCAGCTCGGCTTATTCTCTCTCAAAACTTTTAAATATTTTACACACATATAAATTAGTTGAAGTTCTTTCAGAAGAAAAAACAAAAGCTAATTGCCTACACCCCGGAGTTATTGAAACAAAATTATTAAATGCCGCTTGGAGCGGGGGTGCACCGGTAAGTGAAGGTGCCAACACAATGTTATATGCGGCAACAAGCCCGGTAACCGAGCAAATGAGCGGTTTATATCTCGAAAACAGAAGACCTGTGCAAAGCAACCCGATAACTTACGATAAAGAAATACAAAATAAACTTTGGGACATAAGTTTAAAAATGCTGAAAGATTATTTATAA
- the rpiB gene encoding ribose 5-phosphate isomerase B, which translates to MKKIALASDHAGYETKQVLIEMLKKQGHKTKDFGTYSVESADYPDFAHPMASAVENGDFDLGISLCGSGNGINMTVNKHQGIRSALCWNVEIAELARLHNDANICSLPARFVSVDLAKEIVNKFLETDFEGGRHIKRIEKIPV; encoded by the coding sequence ATGAAAAAAATAGCATTGGCAAGCGACCATGCCGGTTATGAAACAAAACAAGTGTTAATAGAAATGTTAAAAAAACAAGGTCATAAAACTAAGGATTTCGGAACATACTCTGTTGAAAGTGCGGATTATCCGGATTTTGCTCATCCGATGGCATCAGCTGTCGAAAACGGTGATTTTGATTTAGGAATTTCACTTTGCGGCAGCGGAAACGGAATAAATATGACTGTAAATAAACATCAGGGGATTCGTTCGGCATTATGTTGGAATGTTGAGATTGCGGAACTTGCAAGACTGCATAATGATGCAAATATTTGTTCTTTACCTGCAAGATTTGTGAGCGTTGATTTAGCAAAAGAAATTGTTAATAAATTTTTAGAAACAGATTTTGAGGGGGGAAGACATATAAAGAGAATTGAGAAAATACCTGTATAA
- the murI gene encoding glutamate racemase, whose amino-acid sequence MTKTDKNQAIGIFDSGAGGLTVASAVKNLLPEEKIIYFGDTAHLPYGDKSTETVKTYSLKITDFLLERKCKVILIACNTASAAAYEAVKKRAAEKAIVINVIDPATEFVAEQENLKKIGVIGTKGTIQSGSYTKKIKSIQKNKEVVSLQTPLLVPMIEEGFIYDNISNSIIKEYLSNEKLNNIDGLILACTHYPIIKNQIRKFYNFKTAVIDSSVVVAQKLKEILTENNLLNSNKKTPEHEFFISDYTVFFKTLAEMFFDAEINLKTKKL is encoded by the coding sequence ATGACAAAAACAGACAAAAATCAAGCAATCGGAATTTTTGATTCGGGTGCAGGAGGTTTAACCGTTGCTTCGGCAGTAAAAAATCTTTTGCCCGAAGAAAAAATCATTTATTTCGGAGATACTGCACACCTGCCCTATGGCGATAAATCTACCGAAACAGTTAAAACATATTCTTTAAAAATAACCGACTTCCTTCTCGAAAGAAAATGTAAAGTTATTTTAATTGCATGCAACACTGCATCAGCTGCTGCGTATGAAGCCGTAAAAAAAAGAGCCGCAGAAAAAGCAATTGTAATTAATGTTATTGACCCCGCAACAGAATTTGTTGCAGAACAAGAAAACTTGAAAAAAATAGGAGTAATCGGCACAAAAGGAACAATCCAAAGCGGAAGTTATACAAAAAAAATAAAATCAATACAGAAAAATAAAGAAGTCGTTTCCCTGCAAACACCTCTTTTAGTACCTATGATTGAGGAAGGTTTTATATACGACAATATCAGCAACTCTATAATCAAAGAATACTTATCTAATGAAAAACTGAACAATATTGACGGTCTTATTTTAGCTTGTACCCACTACCCTATTATAAAAAATCAAATTCGAAAATTCTACAATTTTAAAACAGCAGTAATAGACTCCTCTGTTGTTGTTGCCCAAAAGTTAAAAGAAATTCTTACAGAAAATAATTTATTAAATTCAAATAAAAAAACTCCCGAACATGAATTTTTTATTTCGGATTATACAGTTTTTTTTAAAACACTGGCTGAAATGTTCTTTGATGCTGAAATAAATTTAAAAACTAAAAAGCTATAA
- the rocD gene encoding ornithine--oxo-acid transaminase, producing MTSQDYINREDKFGAHNYHPLPVVLEKGEGVFVWDVDGKKYFDFLSAYSAVNQGHCHPKIINAMVEQAKVLTLTSRAFYNNVLGEFEEYVTKYFGYDKVLPMNTGVEADETALKLARKWGYEKKGIPENEAKIIVAENNFHGRTITIISMSTDPDAYTNFGPYTPGFVTIPYNDLGALAKELEDENIAAFLVEPIQGEAGVFVPDEGYLKKAYDLCKKNNVLFIADEVQTGIARTGKLLAVDHEGVRPDILILGKALSGGAMPVSAVLADDDIMLVIKPGEHGSTFGGNPVACKVAIAALEVIKDEKLAENAEELGKIFRDELRKIDSEMVELVRGKGLLNAMIIKPKNGKEAWDVCMKLRDNGLLAKPTHGHIIRFAPPLVINKEQVIEATNIIKETILSFE from the coding sequence ATGACAAGTCAAGATTATATTAACAGAGAAGATAAATTCGGAGCTCATAACTACCACCCCCTTCCGGTTGTATTAGAAAAAGGCGAAGGCGTTTTTGTTTGGGATGTTGACGGTAAAAAATACTTCGATTTCTTGTCAGCATATTCAGCTGTAAATCAGGGACATTGCCATCCTAAAATAATTAATGCAATGGTTGAGCAAGCAAAAGTTTTAACATTAACTTCTCGTGCTTTTTATAATAACGTTCTCGGAGAATTTGAAGAATATGTAACAAAATATTTCGGTTACGACAAAGTTCTGCCCATGAACACAGGTGTCGAAGCAGACGAAACAGCTTTAAAACTTGCAAGAAAATGGGGATACGAAAAAAAAGGAATACCCGAAAATGAAGCAAAAATTATTGTAGCTGAAAATAACTTCCACGGAAGAACAATTACAATAATTTCAATGTCAACCGACCCCGATGCATATACTAATTTCGGACCTTATACTCCGGGGTTTGTTACAATTCCTTATAACGACCTTGGTGCTTTAGCTAAAGAATTAGAAGACGAAAATATTGCAGCATTTCTTGTTGAACCTATTCAAGGTGAAGCCGGCGTATTTGTTCCTGACGAAGGATACTTAAAAAAAGCTTACGATTTATGTAAAAAAAATAATGTTCTTTTTATTGCCGATGAAGTTCAAACCGGAATTGCAAGAACAGGTAAATTATTAGCAGTTGACCACGAAGGTGTTCGTCCTGATATATTAATCTTGGGAAAAGCATTATCGGGAGGAGCAATGCCTGTTTCTGCTGTACTTGCCGATGATGATATTATGTTAGTAATTAAACCCGGAGAACACGGTTCTACTTTCGGAGGAAATCCGGTTGCCTGTAAAGTTGCTATTGCTGCTCTTGAAGTTATTAAAGATGAAAAATTAGCCGAAAATGCAGAAGAATTAGGTAAAATTTTTAGAGACGAATTAAGAAAAATTGATTCTGAAATGGTTGAACTGGTAAGGGGAAAGGGCTTGCTTAATGCAATGATTATTAAACCTAAAAACGGTAAAGAAGCTTGGGATGTTTGTATGAAATTACGAGATAACGGACTTCTTGCAAAACCTACTCACGGACACATTATTCGTTTTGCTCCTCCGTTGGTTATAAATAAAGAACAAGTTATTGAAGCAACAAATATTATAAAAGAAACTATTTTATCGTTTGAATAA
- a CDS encoding adenylate kinase, translating to MFTNSEAAQNRTISKVKYFLIFGPPGSGKGTQSKKIIEKYNLVHLSTGDILRKELEINSRLGQIAKSHMNKGGLVPDDIILGMVAKEIEANKGTSGVVLDGFPRTVDQAKGLDKLLLNKNYEISAMFALDVDEDELVRRLLERAKIGGRVDDTPEIIAKRIQTYKLTTAKVAEYYSEQGKLHEINGVGDIDNIFSKIASIIDSLK from the coding sequence ATATTTACTAACTCTGAAGCTGCTCAAAACAGAACAATATCGAAAGTTAAATACTTTCTTATTTTCGGACCTCCCGGATCAGGAAAAGGAACACAATCTAAGAAAATTATCGAAAAATATAATCTTGTGCATTTATCAACCGGTGATATTCTGAGAAAAGAACTTGAAATAAATTCACGCCTCGGACAAATAGCAAAAAGTCACATGAATAAGGGCGGTTTGGTTCCCGATGATATTATTCTCGGTATGGTTGCAAAAGAAATTGAAGCAAATAAAGGAACATCCGGAGTTGTACTTGACGGTTTTCCCAGAACAGTTGACCAAGCAAAAGGCCTAGATAAACTCTTGTTAAATAAAAACTACGAAATTTCTGCAATGTTTGCATTAGATGTTGACGAAGATGAATTAGTAAGGCGATTATTAGAAAGGGCAAAAATTGGAGGCAGGGTTGATGATACACCTGAAATTATCGCGAAAAGAATTCAAACTTATAAACTTACAACCGCAAAAGTTGCCGAATACTATTCGGAACAAGGCAAGCTGCATGAAATAAACGGTGTGGGCGATATTGACAATATATTCAGTAAAATAGCTTCAATAATTGATTCTCTTAAATAA